The Peribacillus simplex genome contains a region encoding:
- a CDS encoding WXG100 family type VII secretion target, whose translation MSQIRVTPSELKDVARQYDNESQQVTDMIGRLDRMRDHLTGIWEGSSSEAFVGQYEELKPSFMDMARLLNEVSQQLNKSAQILEDTDNQIASQIRG comes from the coding sequence ATGTCACAAATTCGTGTAACACCTTCAGAACTGAAAGATGTAGCTAGACAATATGATAATGAGAGCCAACAAGTAACGGATATGATTGGTCGTTTAGATAGAATGAGAGATCATTTAACTGGTATTTGGGAAGGTTCTTCCAGTGAGGCTTTCGTAGGTCAGTACGAAGAATTAAAGCCTTCATTCATGGATATGGCTCGTTTGTTGAATGAAGTTTCTCAACAATTGAATAAATCAGCTCAAATCCTTGAAGACACAGATAATCAGATTGCTAGTCAAATTCGCGGATAA
- a CDS encoding EsaB/YukD family protein — translation MYIQLTIDLNRYTGEVFDLQVSNYRSIKKVVEIIWQVKGIASAPKEGYWVRVQNKEFVCSGYETLLDSGITTGDRLEIL, via the coding sequence ATATATATTCAACTGACGATCGATTTAAACAGGTATACAGGGGAAGTGTTTGATTTGCAAGTGTCGAATTACCGCTCCATCAAGAAGGTTGTGGAAATAATATGGCAGGTAAAGGGTATTGCCAGTGCACCTAAAGAAGGTTATTGGGTGCGGGTCCAGAATAAAGAGTTCGTATGTTCAGGTTATGAAACCCTGCTTGATAGCGGAATTACGACGGGGGACCGCCTTGAGATCCTCTAA